From a single Candidatus Izimaplasma bacterium HR1 genomic region:
- the rpsZ gene encoding 30S ribosomal protein S14 type Z codes for MAKKSMKVKQRRGSKFSAREYTRCERCGRPHAVYRKFKLCRICFRELAYLGQIPGVKKASW; via the coding sequence ATGGCTAAAAAGTCAATGAAAGTAAAACAACGTCGTGGAAGTAAATTCTCAGCTAGAGAATATACTCGCTGTGAAAGATGCGGGAGACCACACGCTGTTTACAGAAAATTCAAACTATGCCGTATTTGTTTCCGTGAATTAGCTTATTTAGGACAAATACCAGGCGTTAAAAAAGCAAGTTGGTAG
- the map gene encoding Methionine aminopeptidase 1 produces MITIKSEREILLMKEAGRIVALAHQEVKKHIKPGVTTLELDQIVEQVVRDNDAIPSFKGYGGFPGSACTSVNEQVVHGIPSKRVKLKKGDLISVDIGAMYKGYHGDSAWTYAVGEVSAEVSKLMEVTKESLFEGLKYAKAGNRLTDISHHIQKYAESFGYSVVREFVGHGLGKQLHEDPQIPNYGLPGKGPILKKGMTLAIEPMINMGRKEVKVLKDNWTAVTIDKKPSAHYEHSILITDDEPIILTTV; encoded by the coding sequence ATGATTACTATTAAATCTGAACGCGAAATCTTATTGATGAAGGAAGCGGGGCGTATCGTTGCCCTCGCTCATCAAGAAGTTAAGAAACATATCAAACCCGGAGTAACAACGTTAGAACTAGATCAAATTGTTGAACAAGTAGTTAGAGACAATGATGCCATTCCATCTTTCAAAGGATATGGTGGCTTCCCAGGAAGTGCTTGTACAAGTGTAAATGAACAAGTGGTTCACGGTATTCCAAGTAAAAGAGTTAAACTCAAAAAAGGCGACCTTATCAGTGTTGATATCGGCGCAATGTACAAAGGATATCATGGTGATTCAGCTTGGACATATGCAGTAGGAGAAGTATCTGCGGAAGTTTCTAAACTAATGGAAGTAACAAAAGAATCACTCTTTGAAGGTTTGAAATACGCTAAAGCTGGTAATCGCCTTACAGATATTTCTCATCACATTCAAAAATATGCCGAAAGTTTCGGCTATTCAGTGGTTAGAGAGTTTGTTGGACACGGACTAGGGAAACAACTTCATGAAGATCCTCAAATCCCTAATTATGGTTTACCAGGTAAAGGTCCAATTCTTAAAAAGGGTATGACCCTTGCAATTGAACCTATGATCAACATGGGTCGTAAAGAAGTTAAAGTATTAAAGGACAATTGGACTGCAGTGACAATTGACAAAAAACCGAGTGCTCATTATGAACACTCAATCTTGATAACAGATGATGAACCAATCATCTTAACTACAGTCTAA
- the rpsS gene encoding 30S ribosomal protein S19, translating into MSRSVKKGPFVDEHLYKKVEALNTEGKKRVVQTWSRRSTIFPEFIGHTIAVYNGKEHIPVYVQEDMVGHKLGEFAPTRSNRGHEKDKKAKRK; encoded by the coding sequence ATGTCACGTTCAGTAAAAAAAGGACCTTTCGTAGATGAGCACTTATACAAAAAAGTAGAAGCCTTAAATACAGAAGGTAAAAAGAGAGTAGTACAAACATGGTCTCGTAGATCAACAATATTCCCTGAATTCATCGGTCATACTATCGCAGTATATAACGGTAAGGAACATATCCCTGTTTATGTACAGGAAGATATGGTTGGACACAAATTAGGAGAGTTCGCTCCTACTAGAAGTAACCGTGGACACGAAAAAGATAAGAAAGCTAAAAGAAAGTAG
- the rplE gene encoding 50S ribosomal protein L5 translates to MNRLREKYVNSVRPALIEKLNYTSIMQAPKITKVVVNMGVGDAITNSKALDDAVAELTQLTGQKPVITKAKKSIANFKLREGMAIGCKVTLRGDRMYDFLDKLFNISLPRVRDFQGVSKTSFDGRGNYTLGVKEQLIFPEINYDKVNRVRGMDIVIVTSADTDLEGIELLGQMGMPFKK, encoded by the coding sequence ATGAATCGCTTACGTGAAAAATATGTAAATTCAGTGCGTCCAGCTTTAATTGAGAAACTCAATTATACTTCAATTATGCAAGCTCCTAAAATTACTAAAGTAGTAGTAAATATGGGTGTTGGAGATGCTATAACAAATAGTAAAGCATTAGATGACGCAGTAGCAGAATTAACTCAATTAACAGGGCAAAAACCTGTAATAACAAAAGCTAAAAAATCAATCGCAAACTTCAAATTAAGAGAAGGTATGGCAATTGGTTGTAAAGTAACATTACGCGGGGATAGAATGTATGATTTCTTAGATAAATTATTTAACATTTCATTACCACGTGTGAGAGACTTCCAAGGAGTTTCAAAAACATCATTTGATGGTAGAGGAAACTACACATTAGGTGTTAAAGAACAATTAATCTTCCCTGAAATAAATTATGATAAAGTAAATAGAGTAAGAGGAATGGATATTGTTATCGTAACTTCGGCAGATACAGACTTAGAAGGAATCGAATTACTAGGTCAAATGGGTATGCCGTTTAAAAAATAA
- the rpsQ gene encoding 30S ribosomal protein S17 has protein sequence MERNKRRILTGIVVSASGDKTISVSVESYRKHRLYGKRVKQSKKFAAHDEANLAKVGDVVKVMETRPLSKTKRFRLLEVVESKS, from the coding sequence ATGGAACGTAATAAAAGAAGAATCCTGACAGGAATTGTTGTATCTGCATCTGGAGATAAAACTATATCTGTTTCAGTTGAAAGCTACAGAAAACATCGTTTATACGGTAAACGTGTAAAACAATCGAAAAAATTTGCTGCTCATGATGAAGCTAATTTAGCAAAAGTCGGTGACGTAGTAAAAGTAATGGAAACACGTCCATTATCAAAAACTAAACGCTTCCGTTTATTGGAAGTAGTAGAATCTAAATCTTAA
- the rplX gene encoding 50S ribosomal protein L24, with amino-acid sequence MKIKKGDTVKVISGASLGKEGKVLKVYPKTNKVIVEGVNIIKKHAKPTQSNPDGGILEYEAPFNASNVMFSEKKTGTTRVGFKTITETVKKQEVVKKVRYSKKSGEVLD; translated from the coding sequence ATGAAAATTAAAAAAGGAGACACTGTTAAAGTAATTAGCGGTGCAAGCCTTGGTAAAGAAGGTAAAGTTTTAAAAGTTTATCCTAAAACAAACAAAGTAATCGTTGAGGGAGTAAACATTATTAAAAAACATGCTAAACCTACTCAATCTAACCCTGACGGGGGAATTTTAGAATATGAAGCACCATTTAATGCTTCTAATGTTATGTTTTCTGAAAAGAAAACAGGAACTACTAGAGTAGGATTCAAAACAATCACTGAAACAGTGAAAAAACAAGAAGTAGTTAAAAAAGTAAGATATTCTAAAAAATCTGGTGAGGTCTTAGACTAA
- the rpsM gene encoding 30S ribosomal protein S13 produces the protein MARISGVDIPRDKRVVISLTYVFGIGKSTALEILAAAEVSEHTRVKDLTEDELGRIRTEVAKVKTEGDLRREVALNIKRLQEIGSYRGMRHRKGLPTRGQNTRNNARTRKGPRRTVANKKKT, from the coding sequence ATGGCACGTATATCAGGTGTAGATATCCCAAGAGACAAAAGAGTAGTAATCTCTTTAACATATGTTTTCGGGATCGGAAAATCTACAGCATTAGAAATATTAGCAGCTGCAGAGGTTTCTGAACATACAAGAGTTAAAGACCTAACAGAAGACGAATTAGGTCGTATCAGAACTGAAGTAGCAAAAGTAAAAACAGAAGGTGACTTACGTAGAGAAGTTGCTTTAAATATTAAACGTTTACAAGAAATCGGAAGTTACAGAGGAATGCGTCACAGAAAAGGGCTACCTACTCGTGGGCAAAACACAAGAAACAATGCTCGTACTCGTAAGGGACCTCGTAGAACTGTAGCTAACAAGAAAAAAACATAG
- the rplF gene encoding 50S ribosomal protein L6, with product MSRIGKKLITLPADVTVTVGEGNNVTVNGPKGQLNSTFNADLTITVEDNKVEVVRPSESKFHRAIHGTTRALINNMVLGVSEGFKKELKMIGVGYRAAMQGTKIVIQAGYSHPVELVLPEGVSVEVIKNTTIIVSGINKQIVGEFSANIRGVRPPEPYLGKGIRYVDEHVRRKEGKTA from the coding sequence ATGAGTAGAATAGGTAAAAAGTTAATTACATTACCAGCTGACGTAACTGTCACTGTTGGTGAAGGTAATAACGTTACAGTAAATGGTCCAAAAGGACAATTAAACAGCACATTTAATGCAGATTTAACTATAACAGTTGAAGATAATAAAGTGGAAGTAGTAAGACCTAGTGAATCTAAATTCCACAGAGCAATTCATGGTACAACAAGAGCGTTAATTAATAATATGGTTCTTGGAGTATCTGAAGGATTTAAAAAAGAATTAAAAATGATCGGTGTTGGTTACCGTGCAGCAATGCAAGGAACTAAAATCGTTATCCAAGCAGGATATTCTCATCCAGTTGAATTAGTATTACCAGAAGGCGTTAGCGTAGAAGTTATTAAAAACACTACAATTATCGTATCTGGAATCAACAAGCAAATTGTTGGTGAATTTTCAGCTAATATTAGAGGGGTTCGACCACCAGAACCGTATCTAGGAAAAGGAATCCGTTACGTAGATGAACATGTACGTAGAAAAGAAGGAAAAACTGCTTAA
- the secY gene encoding Protein translocase subunit SecY, with the protein MDNIVAVFKSREVMKKILFTLLAFIIYKAATYIHIPLINPEIINSFFDQADSGVLGIANAFTGNALKNYSIIALGIGPYITASIVIQLLQMDIIPVLKEWQEEGETGKQKINQLTRYLAIGMAFVQALAMTYGFRLTGNYIFDIGVENVNFVTYTYLAILMTAGTAFLLWLSDQITMHGIGNGTSMIIVAGIVSGFPGMVSSLVGEYITAAGSDWGSYGVFALVMAIFILVIFFVTVMQASVRKVPIQYSNRPAGARFQGRNESNIPIKINSAGVIPVIFAVTILSIPLTVLNFIPDLASTGFGQVMEELFTYQRPLGYTLYVVLIFVFAFFYSFVQINPEKIAGNLQKQNAYIPGVRPGVETENYISKTLFKVTVIGATYLVLIASLPIFASMIFGLPAYVQVGGTSLLIVVGVAIETTKQIKTQTQEQNYSGFIK; encoded by the coding sequence ATGGACAATATAGTTGCAGTATTTAAAAGCAGAGAGGTTATGAAAAAAATTCTTTTTACATTACTTGCATTTATCATATACAAAGCAGCAACATATATCCATATACCTTTAATTAATCCTGAAATAATCAACTCGTTCTTTGATCAAGCTGATTCAGGTGTATTGGGTATCGCCAATGCTTTTACAGGGAACGCTCTTAAGAACTATTCAATAATAGCTCTTGGAATCGGTCCTTACATTACTGCTTCTATTGTTATTCAATTATTACAAATGGACATTATTCCAGTTTTAAAAGAATGGCAAGAAGAAGGGGAAACAGGTAAGCAAAAAATTAACCAATTAACAAGATACCTAGCAATCGGTATGGCATTTGTTCAAGCATTAGCTATGACTTATGGTTTCCGTTTAACAGGTAATTATATCTTTGATATTGGTGTAGAAAACGTAAACTTCGTTACATATACATACTTAGCAATCTTAATGACTGCGGGTACTGCTTTCTTACTATGGTTAAGTGATCAAATCACTATGCATGGTATTGGGAATGGTACTTCAATGATCATCGTTGCAGGTATCGTATCAGGATTCCCTGGTATGGTATCAAGTTTGGTTGGAGAATATATTACTGCTGCTGGTAGTGATTGGGGAAGTTATGGAGTATTTGCACTCGTAATGGCAATATTTATATTAGTAATATTCTTTGTTACTGTTATGCAAGCAAGTGTTCGTAAAGTACCAATTCAATATTCAAACCGTCCAGCGGGAGCTAGATTCCAAGGTAGAAATGAATCAAACATTCCTATCAAGATCAACTCAGCTGGTGTAATTCCTGTAATCTTTGCAGTAACTATCCTTTCAATACCGTTAACGGTATTAAACTTTATTCCTGATTTAGCATCGACTGGATTTGGACAAGTTATGGAAGAATTATTTACTTATCAAAGACCATTAGGATATACATTATATGTTGTATTAATTTTTGTATTCGCATTCTTCTACAGTTTTGTACAAATCAATCCTGAGAAAATTGCTGGAAACTTACAAAAACAAAATGCCTACATTCCAGGGGTAAGACCTGGTGTAGAAACAGAAAATTACATTTCAAAAACTTTATTTAAAGTTACAGTTATCGGAGCTACATATCTAGTATTAATCGCTTCATTACCTATCTTTGCTTCTATGATCTTTGGTTTACCAGCATATGTTCAAGTTGGTGGGACAAGCTTATTAATCGTTGTAGGTGTGGCTATCGAAACAACAAAACAAATTAAAACACAGACGCAAGAGCAAAACTATTCTGGATTCATTAAATAG
- the rplR gene encoding 50S ribosomal protein L18, which yields MANSRNEMRQKRHLRIRNRLVGTPSKPRLAVFRSAKHIYAQVIDDVNGVTLANASSNEKDNKLANGGNVDAAAVVGKLLAERALEKNIDSVVFDRSGYLYHGRVKALAEAARTAGLKF from the coding sequence ATGGCAAATAGTAGAAATGAAATGCGTCAAAAGAGACACTTAAGAATTAGAAACCGTCTTGTTGGAACTCCATCAAAACCTCGTTTAGCTGTGTTTAGAAGTGCAAAGCACATCTATGCTCAAGTTATTGACGATGTTAATGGAGTAACATTAGCTAACGCATCATCAAACGAAAAAGATAACAAACTAGCAAATGGTGGAAATGTAGATGCTGCAGCAGTAGTTGGAAAATTACTTGCTGAAAGAGCATTAGAAAAAAATATTGATTCAGTTGTTTTTGACAGAAGTGGTTACCTTTACCACGGAAGAGTTAAAGCACTAGCAGAAGCTGCTCGTACAGCTGGGCTAAAATTCTAG
- the rplN gene encoding 50S ribosomal protein L14, producing the protein MIQQESRMKVADNSGAREVLTIKVLGGTGRRYASVGDLVVVTVKSASPGGTVKKGEVRRAVIVRTKKEIRRKDGSYIKFDDNAAVMVKDDKSPVGTRIFGPVARELRDAGFMKIVSLAPEVL; encoded by the coding sequence ATGATTCAACAAGAATCTAGAATGAAAGTAGCGGATAACTCTGGAGCTCGTGAAGTCTTAACTATTAAGGTTTTAGGAGGAACAGGGCGTAGATACGCTAGTGTAGGCGACCTCGTAGTTGTAACCGTAAAATCAGCTTCACCAGGTGGAACTGTTAAAAAAGGTGAGGTACGAAGAGCCGTAATTGTTAGAACTAAAAAAGAAATCCGTCGTAAAGATGGAAGTTATATTAAATTTGATGATAACGCTGCAGTAATGGTTAAAGATGACAAAAGTCCAGTTGGAACTCGTATCTTTGGTCCTGTAGCAAGAGAGTTAAGAGATGCAGGATTTATGAAAATCGTATCTTTAGCTCCTGAAGTATTATAG
- the infA gene encoding Translation initiation factor IF-1, which yields MAKEEKLELEGKVVESLPNTEFIVELANGHRIKAHVSGKIRMYYIRILPGDRVTVELSPYDLTRGRITYRHK from the coding sequence ATGGCTAAAGAAGAAAAATTAGAATTAGAAGGTAAAGTTGTCGAATCATTACCTAATACTGAATTCATCGTAGAACTAGCAAACGGACATCGTATTAAGGCTCACGTTTCTGGTAAAATCCGTATGTATTACATTCGCATTCTACCAGGTGACAGAGTAACGGTAGAACTATCACCTTATGACTTAACACGTGGGCGAATAACATATCGTCATAAATAA
- the rpsH gene encoding 30S ribosomal protein S8: protein MVMTDPIADMLTRIRNANQMKHATVDMPASKLKKEILELLKAEGYVTGYKVVKGEVQDTLRVSLKYLSNERVVKGLKRISKPGLRVYAKINEIPKVLNGLGIAVISTSKGIMTDREARKQKVGGEILAYVW from the coding sequence ATGGTAATGACAGATCCTATCGCAGATATGTTAACACGTATAAGAAATGCTAACCAAATGAAACATGCAACAGTTGATATGCCTGCTTCGAAGCTTAAAAAAGAGATTTTAGAGCTTTTGAAAGCTGAAGGTTATGTTACTGGTTATAAAGTAGTTAAAGGTGAAGTACAAGACACTTTACGTGTATCTCTAAAATATCTTAGCAACGAAAGAGTTGTTAAAGGATTAAAAAGAATCTCTAAGCCAGGTCTTAGAGTATATGCAAAAATTAATGAAATCCCTAAAGTATTAAATGGACTAGGTATCGCTGTTATCTCAACTTCAAAAGGAATTATGACGGATCGCGAGGCTCGCAAACAAAAAGTGGGCGGAGAGATCTTAGCATATGTTTGGTAA
- the rpmD gene encoding 50S ribosomal protein L30, protein MKQLQIKLVRSTIAGNPKQKKTVIALGLTKLQKTVVKSDTPTIRGMIKVVAHLVEVKEV, encoded by the coding sequence ATGAAACAATTACAAATAAAATTAGTTAGAAGCACAATTGCTGGAAATCCGAAACAAAAGAAAACTGTAATCGCATTAGGATTAACTAAATTACAAAAAACAGTAGTAAAATCTGATACACCTACTATAAGAGGAATGATTAAAGTCGTTGCTCATTTAGTAGAAGTAAAAGAAGTTTAG
- the rpsE gene encoding 30S ribosomal protein S5, translating into MENNKKPNNSNKPQSRKPRRPRRKREPKLYEERVVNINRVTKVVKGGRRFRFSALVVIGDKKGKVGFGTGKAQEVPDAIKKAIEDAKRNLVVVPMYNKTIPHAITGRFGAGEVFLKPAVSGTGIIAGGPVRAVVELAGYEDILSKSLGSATPINIIRATFDAIDNLRTADQIAATRGKTVEEILN; encoded by the coding sequence ATGGAAAACAATAAAAAACCAAATAATAGCAACAAACCACAATCAAGAAAACCACGTAGACCTCGTCGTAAAAGAGAGCCAAAACTTTACGAAGAGCGCGTAGTTAATATTAACCGTGTTACTAAAGTAGTAAAAGGTGGACGTCGTTTCCGTTTTTCAGCTTTAGTAGTAATCGGTGACAAAAAAGGTAAAGTTGGATTTGGTACAGGTAAAGCACAAGAAGTACCAGATGCAATCAAAAAAGCAATAGAAGACGCAAAACGTAATTTAGTAGTAGTACCTATGTACAACAAAACAATCCCTCATGCTATCACTGGACGCTTCGGTGCTGGTGAAGTATTCTTGAAACCTGCAGTAAGTGGGACAGGAATCATCGCTGGTGGACCAGTTCGTGCCGTTGTTGAATTAGCTGGATACGAAGATATCTTAAGTAAATCTTTAGGATCTGCAACTCCAATTAATATCATCCGTGCAACTTTCGATGCAATCGATAACTTAAGAACTGCGGACCAAATAGCTGCGACACGCGGTAAAACTGTAGAGGAGATCTTAAACTAA
- the rplP gene encoding 50S ribosomal protein L16: MLTPKRTKYRRPHRVSYEGKAKGGDRISFGDCGLVSLQGAWITNRQIEAARVAMTRYMKRQGQVWIRIFPHMAKTAKPLEVRMGSGKGSPDGFVAVVKEGTVMFEIAGVSEEVAREALRLAQHKLPVRTKFVRRESGDSNES, from the coding sequence ATGTTAACACCAAAAAGAACAAAATATAGACGCCCTCACAGAGTTTCTTATGAAGGTAAAGCCAAAGGTGGAGATAGAATCAGTTTTGGTGATTGCGGTTTAGTTTCATTGCAAGGTGCATGGATTACTAACCGTCAAATAGAAGCTGCTCGTGTTGCTATGACACGTTATATGAAACGTCAAGGACAAGTATGGATTAGAATTTTCCCTCACATGGCGAAAACTGCTAAACCATTAGAAGTACGTATGGGATCTGGTAAAGGTTCTCCAGACGGATTCGTAGCTGTAGTAAAAGAAGGAACAGTAATGTTCGAAATCGCAGGAGTTAGTGAAGAAGTTGCTAGAGAAGCATTACGCTTAGCACAACACAAATTACCTGTTAGAACAAAATTCGTAAGAAGAGAAAGTGGTGATTCTAATGAAAGCTAA
- the rplO gene encoding 50S ribosomal protein L15 — MNLSNLKPTPGSTHAKKRLGRGTGSGTGKTAGRGTKGQNSRSGGGTRPGFEGGQTPWFKRIPKRGFTNHFRKEYATVNVSELNKYAEGTVVNKELLLQDRLIRKELSGLKVLGDGELTVKLTVKADKFTKSAMEKIQAAGGSVEVN, encoded by the coding sequence ATGAACTTATCAAACTTAAAACCAACTCCTGGTTCTACTCATGCTAAAAAAAGACTTGGACGCGGAACTGGTTCCGGTACAGGTAAAACAGCAGGTAGAGGAACAAAAGGACAAAACTCTAGAAGCGGTGGAGGAACTCGCCCAGGATTTGAAGGGGGACAAACTCCATGGTTCAAACGTATTCCTAAAAGAGGATTTACAAATCATTTCCGTAAAGAATACGCAACAGTTAATGTAAGCGAATTGAATAAATACGCTGAAGGAACTGTAGTAAATAAAGAATTATTATTACAAGATAGACTAATTCGTAAAGAATTAAGTGGATTAAAAGTATTAGGTGATGGTGAATTAACAGTTAAACTTACAGTTAAAGCTGACAAATTTACTAAATCAGCTATGGAAAAAATCCAGGCAGCTGGTGGAAGCGTAGAGGTGAACTAG
- the rpmC gene encoding 50S ribosomal protein L29: protein MKANQIREWDTAKINAEIKELKKELFDLRFQQATGQLENTARVGKVKKAIARMKTVLTERGE, encoded by the coding sequence ATGAAAGCTAATCAAATTAGAGAATGGGACACTGCAAAAATTAATGCTGAAATCAAAGAACTGAAAAAAGAATTATTCGACCTACGTTTTCAACAAGCTACAGGTCAACTAGAAAACACTGCTCGCGTTGGAAAAGTAAAGAAAGCGATCGCTCGCATGAAAACAGTTCTTACTGAACGCGGAGAGTAG
- the rplV gene encoding 50S ribosomal protein L22 → MEARAQAKMVRISSRKVKLVIDLVRGKSVGEALAILRLTPKAASPVVEKVIMSAIANAEHNYNMDTEKLFVKEIYVGEGPTLKRFRPRAQGRATQILKRTSHITAVVSEKE, encoded by the coding sequence ATGGAAGCTAGAGCACAAGCAAAAATGGTACGTATCTCTTCTCGAAAAGTAAAATTAGTAATCGACTTAGTAAGAGGTAAAAGCGTTGGAGAAGCATTAGCAATTTTAAGACTAACTCCAAAAGCTGCAAGCCCTGTTGTAGAAAAAGTGATCATGTCAGCAATTGCTAACGCAGAGCACAACTACAATATGGATACTGAAAAATTATTCGTTAAAGAAATTTACGTAGGGGAAGGTCCTACACTAAAAAGATTTAGACCAAGAGCTCAAGGAAGAGCAACACAAATCTTAAAAAGAACTAGCCACATTACAGCTGTAGTGTCGGAAAAAGAATAG
- the rpmJ gene encoding 50S ribosomal protein L36 yields the protein MKVRPSVKKICDKCKIIKRNGRVMVICENPRHKQRQG from the coding sequence ATGAAAGTAAGACCAAGTGTAAAAAAGATTTGTGATAAATGCAAAATTATCAAACGTAATGGAAGAGTTATGGTAATTTGTGAAAATCCAAGACACAAACAAAGACAAGGTTAA
- the adk gene encoding Adenylate kinase, translating to MKILVMGPPGAGKGSQASRIIEKYEMPSISTGQMFRDAYNAEEPIGIEAMKFIRDGNLVSDDITNKIVRLRLHKEDTTTSFLLDGYPRTVAQAAALDEMLVEMESNLDAVINILSSHDVLFERMEQRRVCKKCGRTYHLRFKKPSVDGVCDKCDGELYQREDDSHESVKRRLEIYETKTKPLLDYYSEKGILYHVNGMQDFDKVTDDIFLVLDELV from the coding sequence TTGAAAATACTTGTAATGGGTCCTCCTGGAGCCGGGAAAGGTAGCCAAGCGTCACGTATTATAGAAAAATATGAAATGCCAAGTATCTCAACAGGACAAATGTTCAGAGATGCTTACAATGCTGAGGAACCAATTGGTATCGAAGCAATGAAATTCATAAGAGATGGTAACTTAGTTAGTGATGATATCACTAACAAAATAGTAAGACTGAGACTACATAAAGAAGACACTACAACAAGTTTCTTATTAGATGGTTATCCTCGTACTGTAGCGCAAGCTGCAGCATTAGATGAGATGTTAGTAGAAATGGAATCTAATTTAGATGCTGTTATAAATATCTTATCTTCACACGATGTTTTATTCGAACGTATGGAACAACGTAGGGTTTGTAAAAAATGTGGAAGAACATATCACTTAAGATTCAAAAAGCCATCTGTTGATGGTGTGTGTGATAAATGCGACGGTGAATTATACCAACGTGAAGATGACTCACATGAATCAGTGAAACGTCGTTTAGAAATCTATGAAACGAAAACAAAACCGTTATTAGATTACTATAGTGAGAAAGGAATTTTATATCACGTTAATGGAATGCAGGACTTTGATAAAGTAACTGATGACATTTTCTTGGTATTGGATGAACTTGTATGA
- the rpsC gene encoding 30S ribosomal protein S3 codes for MGQKVSPVGLRIGIIRDWDSRWYADKNDVADLLHEDLKIRLLLEDFYKNAAVSRIEIERSKGRVILTVHTAKPGMVFGRESAIKNEVVAKLQTLTNKEVYMNIREIKKPDVDAKLVAENIAKQLENRASFRRVQKMAIQRALRAGAKGCKTLVSGRLGGAEMARSEGYSEGNVPLHTLRADIDYAAAEADTTYGKLGIKVWICKGEILPVRNRGGKK; via the coding sequence ATGGGTCAAAAAGTAAGTCCAGTTGGTTTAAGAATTGGAATTATCAGAGATTGGGATTCTCGTTGGTATGCTGATAAAAATGATGTTGCTGATTTATTACACGAAGATTTAAAAATCCGTCTTTTATTAGAAGATTTTTATAAAAATGCTGCTGTATCAAGAATCGAAATCGAAAGAAGCAAAGGTAGAGTAATTCTTACTGTACACACTGCTAAACCAGGTATGGTATTCGGTAGAGAATCTGCTATCAAAAATGAAGTAGTAGCAAAATTACAAACATTAACTAATAAAGAGGTATACATGAACATCAGAGAAATCAAAAAACCTGATGTAGACGCTAAATTAGTTGCAGAGAATATCGCAAAACAATTAGAAAACAGAGCATCATTCCGTCGTGTTCAAAAAATGGCTATTCAAAGAGCCTTAAGAGCAGGAGCAAAAGGATGTAAAACATTAGTAAGTGGACGTTTAGGTGGAGCAGAAATGGCTCGTAGCGAAGGTTACAGTGAAGGTAATGTACCTTTACATACTTTACGCGCAGACATTGATTATGCTGCCGCAGAAGCTGATACTACTTATGGTAAATTAGGTATCAAAGTATGGATTTGCAAAGGTGAAATCCTGCCTGTAAGAAACAGAGGAGGGAAAAAATAA